The genomic window CAAAAACAGCACAAGTGACCCATTTCATTACCGATTTCTCCCCAAGGATATGACATTATTCGCCCGAATTAATCAAGTCTATTAATGATAATAGTTATCAGTTATGTAAGAGTAATTGATAGATAAGACGAGGGCAATACAGAATTTAACTTTTTGTTTTTAAAGCAGTTAAATTCAAAACTGGTGATTATCTCAAATCAAACTAAACTGAACCTTAATTTGCATAAAATGGCGATGGGGAGGCGTTATGTTAACTGTGCTATTGGTTATCGTAGCCGCTCTTACGATATTTGCGCTAGCCAAACTAAGCAAGGGCAAAAAAAGACGTAAACATCATTTGAGGACCCTAAGTTCCAATGGTCGTAATGCTACCAACCCGACTGCTCAAGATCATCGCTTTCACTGCGTCAGCATAGTGAATAAAGGCGATTGCTGTGAGCAAGTCAACGCCCTCACTGGTAAGCGTTTTTTATCGAAAGAAGCGCCAGCACTCCCCATGGAAGAATGCACCATGCCACACTGCGAGTGTCGGTATCAACACTTTGAAGACAGACGCCAGTCAAGCAATGAACGCAGAGTCGACTATGGCGTTACCCGGGAGCTTTTTGGTATTTTTGGTGAGCAAAATCAACGTAATAATTCAAAGGGAAGGCGCACAACGGACTATTGATACGCCTCTAGTGGATTATTGCGGGCGAGTTTCAATAAATGCGGGGAGTTCACGCATCTCACTAAACCAGAGCGCGGTAGCTGGAGCCACTTTTCGCCAATCTAACTCTGGATGCCTAAAATCCACGTAATCCAATAAACAAATTAAGGCCAATTGTGGCGCTTGAATCGTGGCTTGCGTGATCACCTTAAGATGTTCCATCTGCATCAAGCCGCGCAATAGCGCCTGCTCAAACCGCGAAGTCCAAAAGGCCGATCTCACGCCCTCTTCCTCACGCATTTGCTCCTGACGTAATTTGACCGCGCTATCGATAAGCCCTTTTATCATAGAGAAATGACACTGTAATACCCAATTATCCCTATGACCGCCAAACATCTGCAGCTCACCTAACTCAGCATCCAGATAGCGCATAATCACTTCACTATCAAACAGTGGGACACCGTCGTTAGTAATAAGACAGGGGATTTGACCTAATGGATTTGCATCGAGTAATTCTGCGGTGTTTTCAAAGGGATTCACTGTCACTTCTTCAATATCTTTAATGTCTAAATAGCGGATCAGGCTTCTAACGCAGCGGGCATAGGGTGATGCCTGGGAACAGAGCAATTTCATTAATCATTCCTTCTATTTGTTTTAATTTCAGTACTAATTAGCTCATAAAAACCGCAAGGTTTACCAATATTTTTCGACTGTTATCTGCCCTGGGGCACGGCGTAAATTTTTAGTGAGACCTTTATCTACCAATGCCGCCTGAGCGCCATTTATCATGCCGGGATTACCGCAAATCATGACTTGAGAGTCCGCAGCGCACAGGGTTAACCCGACTTTTCGCTCAATCTCCCCAGAGGCTAAACCATCGGGAATGCGGCACTGCAATGCTCCTTCAAAGGGTTCACGGGTCACGCTCAAACACAAACTAAACTGATTGGGATATTGTTGCTCATAGGCCCGCAGTTTATCGAGGTAGGCCAGATCCTTCGCCTCCCTCACACCATACACTAATACAATTTTATCAAAACGTTGCCAAGGTTCATCGGTATCGAGCATAGATAAGAACGGCCCCACGGCAGTACCTGTGGCTAAAAACCACAAATGCCGGCCTTGTAACTCCCCCTTGGGGATTTCATCTAAGGTCATAAAACCCGTTGCTGTTGGGGTGATATCAATTTCATCGCCAATAACAAGGCTTTGTAATTGCGGTGATAATTGCCCATCCTCTACCACAATGGCGAGCACTTCGGCGTAGGCTTTATCGGGGGAATTAACGAGAGAGTAGGCTCTGGCAACGCGTTTATCATCACGCACTTGACTGAGTTTGATAAACTGGCCGGGAATAAAAGGCGCAAGGTCGACGGCAATCCGCAGCGAAAATAACTTATCACTCCAATCAATACGTTCAATAACTCGTCCCCTAGTCCACATAACTTGTCCCCAAGTGAAACGTTAAATAGGTTTCTAGCATAGACTTTTATCGGCATAACAAAAACCCCTTATCAAAAGGGGCTTAAGTTTACCAACCGAGTAATGGCGGAGCTAAGATGCCGTAGATTGTGTCTCATCTGGCTTTTTATTAAAGCTATCCCTAAAGGCTTGCAGCCCTTCCTGCACTAGGCTGTAGGTTTTATCTACACCATCGGCAATGTCTCCCTGCAATACCTTAAGGCCCGACAAAATATCCCTCGCTTCCTGAAAACCGCTATCAATAGCGCCACCAATAATGCCCATAAAACTCTCGAGCTGCTCATCAAAATCCATCCCCGAATTCTGCTGTTGATGAATGCTAAAAAACTGAGTTGCAAAACTCACTATGCGGTCGGCCGTGGCTTCTGGGGATGTATCAACACCATTGTCGTAGGCAGTTTGAATCGCGTTCTCACCCATGGACGGCGCTAATTCTTTGTTGATCGCTTCGATTGCGGCGCGATAGAGTAAGGTCATAGACTCATCGCCAGCCTTGATATTCACATCCTGCTGCGCCGATAGAATCGCTTGGTTCATCAGCTGTTTACTGGTTTGCTGTATGGTCTGTGCAGAAGTCGCCTCAACGGCTTTCGCATTTTTTGAGTCACTTGCTTCATCCCCCTTTACCGCCATATTTTCTGCATACTTTCTATGTGACGCAGGTGTGTGCGGCATATGCGGGGCTTTGTTGATTTCCATGATGGTCATCCATTCAATTTGGGTCGACTTAATTATCGACCAAAAATTAACCAACTTTAGTAATTTTTAGATTTACAGTACCATCATGCCGCAACGCTATGGTAGAAAAGGGATTATAAGATCATTCTCCCTTAACCCATTGCATCAGCCTACCTAAAAGGATGTAACACAATGGCAGCAGACCGCAGTTTACACTTTTTCCACCTTACCGCCTTGGCCGGCATCCTTAGGCGCTTTACCATGTCACCTGCGCTGCTATTGGCCAGTCTGGCGGTATTTATCGGCCTTGGTTTAACTCCGATTAATCATGCTATTGCAGACAACAGGCTGATTATTTTAGTCAGACATGCCGAAAAAGCCGACTCGCCAGCGGCGGACCCGACATTGTCTCCCGCGGGGGAAATACGTGCTACCGCCCTCATTAGTGCCCTAAACCGCACCCCCATATCCCAACTTATTGCGACACAATATCAACGAACACAACAAACACTAACGCCAATAGCCCAAGCCCGCCACTTGCCTGTCACTGTTGTGCCAGCAACCAAAGCGATAGCAGAACATGTGCAGCAAATCATTGAACAAGTGCATGCGGTCAAAGGCAATACCCTCATCGCTGGGCATTCCAATACGGTTCCCCTTATTATCAAAGCCCTTGGGGGACCTGAAATCCCTGCGATAGGCGAAGATGATTACAGCCAACTATTTTTACTCTCCCTCAATGAAGGGCAGCCTGCGAGCCTTATTTCGACTCGCTACGGCCAAGAATAAAGGATAACAAGATGAATGAACTCAATTGGTTTATGTGGGGGCTAGATCTATTCTCTGGGCTCTTTTTGATCCTCATCGGATGCGGTGTACTCGCCATTGTGTACATGTACATTGCCGATAAGATGCAAACGAAACAAGCGGTGAGACACAACTATCCCGTGATAGGTCGTTTTAGATATCTATTCGAAAAACAAGGTGAATTTTTTAGACAATACTTTTTTGCCCAGGACAGGGAGGAGTTGCCCTTTAACCGCGCCGAACGAAGCTGGGTGTACCGCGCAGCCAAAAATGTGGATAGAACCATCGCCTTTGGCTCGACACGTCCCTTGGATAGTGCCGGCACTATTATGTTTATGAATACCGCCTTCCCTACCCAAGATGAAGATATCACGCCCATTCATCCACTCACGATTGGTAGCCACTGTCGCCATCCCTACACAACACAGGCCATCTGCCATATTTCAGCGATGAGCTTTGGCGCACTATCACGCCCAGCAATCACCGCCCTTTCCCATGGCGCAGCGCAGGCGGGTTGTTGGCTTAACACGGGTGAAGGCGGCTTGAGCCCCTATCATCTGAAGGGTGGCTGCGATCTGGTCTTTCAAATTGGCACGGCCAAATACGGCGTACGTAACGAACACGGCCATTTAGACGATGAAAAACTGAAGACCATAGCGGCACATCCCGAAGTCAAAATGTTCGAAATTAAAATGAGCCAAGGGGCTAAACCCGGTAAAGGAGGCATATTACCCGGCCTTAAAGTGACCGAAGAAATCGCCCACATTCGCGGCATCCCCCAAGGGCAGGACTCTATCAGCCCCAATGGCCACATCGAATTTAAAAATGTAGGGGATATTCTGGACATGATAGCCAGGGTACGGGAGGTCACAGGTAAACCGACAGGCATTAAAGCCGTACTCGGCGACGTTCAATGGCTCGACGATTTGTGCGATGAAATCGAGCGCCGCGGTGAGGATTCAGCACCCGACTTTTTTACCTTAGACAGTGCCGATGGCGGCACCGGAGCCGCGCCGCAACCGCTGATGGATTATGTTGGTTTACCACTGAAGGAAAGCCTACCTATTCTGGTTAACATTTTAATCCAAAGAGGATTGCGTAAACGCATTAAAGTTATTGCCTCCGGTAAACTTATCGTGCCTTCACGGGTGGCTTGGGCGTTAGCGTTAGGTGCCGATTTTATCGCATCGGCCCGTGGTAATATGTTTGCCCTCGGCTGTATCCAAGCCTTGCAGTGTAATAAAGATACTTGCCCAACGGGCATCACTACCCACAATAAGAAACTCCAACAAGGCTTAGATCCTAGGGATAAGTCGACCCGAGTGGCCAATTATAATCATAATTTACACCACGACTTAGCGTTGATCGCCCATTCCTGTGGCGTCAGCGAACCAAGGCAACTTAAGCCCACACATGTACGAATCGTGCTCGATAGCGGCCTGTCACTTTCCCTCGACAAATACTATTCGCACATAAATCAATAGCGCTAGGGCCCGTACTAGCGGGCTGCTACTACTTTTGTCTATACTGACTGAGGTAAGGTATATTTGAATGCATATCACAAAAGAGGTAAGATCTGTGAAGTAAGCATTAATCGAATGTCTTAACGGTACAGAAATTTAAGGAAACACTTTTGAATTCAAGCTATGTAGGCCAACTGCCAGTCAGTAAAACTGTAAGCACGAGCTGTAAGAGCTGTAATCGCTTGACCGAAATCGAAGGCGAGCTGGTGTGTTTTCGTGAAGGCCAAATTATTCGGCTCACCCTCATCGAGGAATCGACAGCAAAATTAAATTTGTTGTGCGAGGGTTGGAAGGCGAACAAAATAAAGGGAATATGGTAAACCAATATTCCCTTTCATCCTGTGTATCAATAACTTATACGTTAAATTTTTCCCCACGCTAACATATTCCCTGAGCACTGCCCTGATAAGCACCCGCCTCACGAATTATGCCACCCAAATTCATGTCTTGATTGAATTTGGCCAAGGTCAGACGCCGAGTCGTCACCTTCAATCCCGCATTGAGCTCTGCGTGAATTCGCAGAAGGGAGTCATAGTCAACACCGCGTTTTTTTAAGGTCGCCATAATAGCAAACCAATCTGTGTCGACCTTTTCCTCTTTGCCTTCAATATTGACTCTTAACGTCATATTCTCCATGCAATGCACCTCTTATAATTGTTAGATATTTGAGTATAGTGAGGCGAAGCTGAATAAAGACTGAACTATTAATGGTCTAAAGGCGTTTCTGATTGCTCATTTTGTATCCGCCACAATTTGGCATATAAGCCATCCTTCGCCAATAGCGCTGTGTGGTTTCCCTGCTCGACTATCTCTCCCTGACTCAAGACAACAATCTGATCCGCATCTATGATGGTCGAGAGTCTATGGGCAACAACCAGACTGGTGTGGCCCTTGGCGACTTCCCGTAATGCCGACAAGATAGCCTGCTCAGAACGGCTATCAAGGGATGATGTTGCCTCATCAAACACCAACACGGGTGAGCCTTTTAAAATCGCCCGCGCAATGGCAACTCGCTGTTTTTCCCCACCCGAAAGCTTTAAACCACGCTCGCCCACTTTGGTATCCCACCCCTGGGAAAGTGATGCGATAAACTGCTCTAAATGCGCAAGTTTAATGGCATTTCGCACTTCTTCATCGCTTGCGCTGGGGCGGCCATAACGAATATTTTCAACTAGAGAATCATTAAATAGCACAGTGTCCTGCGGCACTATTGCGATGGCGCGGCGCAATGCATCCTGGGTAAGATGACGAATATCCTGTCCGTCTATCCTAATAGCTCCCCTATCCACATCGTAAAATCGGAACAATAACTTAATCAGCGTCGACTTCCCGGCTCCGCTATCCCCCACTACGGCGACTTTTTTCCCCGCTGCCACTTTGAAGCTGACATCCCGCAAAATTTGCCTGTCATCATAGCTAAAGTTAACATTTTCGAAGCAAAGCTCGCCCTTAGAGGGTTGAAAATCTAAGGCGTCCGTCGAATCAACAATGCTAGGATGTTTATCCAACAGGCCAAACATGCGTTCAATATTTGCGAGAGCTCCACGAATTTCGCGATAGACAAAACCTAAGAAGTTCAACGGCATAAAGAGTTGCATCATAAAGGCATTGATCAGCACAAAATCCCCTAAGGTCATTTCGCCATAGGTCACTTTATAGGCCGCTAGTGCCATCATAGCCGTCATCGCCAGCGCAATAATCAAGGCTTGCCCGCCATTGAGCGCAAATAAAGATAAACGGTTTTTACGCTTAGCGACCTCCCACTGTTCGAGCGCTTGATCGTATCGAGCCGATTCATACTGCTCATTATTGAAATACTTTACGGTTTCATAGTTCAGCAAACTGTCGATGGCACGGGTATTAGACAGCGAATCGGCTTTGGCCGCATCGCGCACATATTCAGTGCGCCACTCGGTTGCGATAATAGAAAACAAGATGTAAGCCAATACGGAGAAGAAAGTGATCGCCGCAAAGGCAATGCCGTAATTAAAGAAGAAGATGCCGATGACCATGGCAATCTCCAATAACGTTGGCACTATATTGAACACCATAAAACGCATCAAAAAGCTCACACCACTAGTGCCGCGCTCGATATCACGGGATAAACCGCCGGTTTTACGTTCCAGATGAAAATCCAAATCGAGTCGGTGCAAGTGATCGAATACGGCAAGACCTAAACGTCGAATAGCGCGCTCCGTGACACGGCCAAATAAAGTGTCACGGATCTCCCCCGTAATCGCCGTCAATAATCGCACTGCACCATAGGCTAAGACTAAACCAACGGGCACACTGAGGGCCTGCGCCGTTTTATCCGCATCTAAGGTATCGACTAAATTTTTAAGAATGAAGGGAAGTCCAACACTGGCCAGTTTTGCGACCACAAGACAGGACATAGCGAGGATGATGCGACCTTTGTATTCAAGTAAATAGGGCCAAAGCAACTTGAGCACATGCCAGTTGAGTTTATCGACCGGACCTTCAAAGTATAATGTGGGGCGCATATGTCTTCACCTTTACTGAGTTAGGGCAATTGTAACAGCAGACGGCGATATTAAGCGAAGTCAATTAAGCAAAGTTTGAATAAAATCAATCAGATTAATCTGACAGACCTAGAGCTTTCCATTAGGTAAAATTTACCTTCAACAGTGATAAAAATGTCATGCTTATGACTTATAATCCCAATCCTACTCCGAAGAATAAAAAACAGGGTAGAGGCAGATTTTATCGGTATGAAGCACGTTAAAATAGGTCGTAACATTAGGGTTTCTAGAGTTGATTATTTTTTCTGTTTTACCCAAAATGCCCTAGGGAAAAGAGATGTAAAATTGCAGCATTAGCGAGGCTCTGAATATTTGTTAGTATGATGAAAAATCTGTAAACATCTATCCCAAAATAACATTAAGATTATTCAATTAAATCAAGGTCAAAGGAAGCTTTATGTTGGATTCCGCTAAAGTTCAATACCCACCATTACCACTCATCCAAACTTGGGTGTGGATGATGATAGAATCAGGTAATCCAGAGATTCAGGATAAAGGTCGCAATAACCTGATTGCTGCCTTTGGCAGCTTAGCCAAAGCTAACGAATATTTAGCCGAAATGAGCAATAAATAATAAAAATAAAGGCGCTAAAATAGCGCCTTTGCTTTTATGCCGCGAAGCGATAATTACACCTCGATCAGTCGAATGACTTACCGCGACGGCGCTCCACAATGCTCTGATTTAACACGGCAAGAAGACGCTCTGTGTCTTCCCAACCGATACAGGCATCGGTAATGCTCTGGCCATAGCATAATGCTTGGCCTTCCACGAGTTCCTGTCGCCCTTCCACTAAATGGCTTTCAACCATTACCCCAAAAATCGCTCGATTGCCAGCACCGATTTGTTCGGCCACATCCTGTGCCACCACCATTTGGCGCTGATACTGCTTACTGCTATTGGCATGGCTAAAATCGA from Shewanella putrefaciens includes these protein-coding regions:
- a CDS encoding glutathione S-transferase N-terminal domain-containing protein produces the protein MKLLCSQASPYARCVRSLIRYLDIKDIEEVTVNPFENTAELLDANPLGQIPCLITNDGVPLFDSEVIMRYLDAELGELQMFGGHRDNWVLQCHFSMIKGLIDSAVKLRQEQMREEEGVRSAFWTSRFEQALLRGLMQMEHLKVITQATIQAPQLALICLLDYVDFRHPELDWRKVAPATALWFSEMRELPAFIETRPQ
- a CDS encoding ferredoxin--NADP reductase, which produces MWTRGRVIERIDWSDKLFSLRIAVDLAPFIPGQFIKLSQVRDDKRVARAYSLVNSPDKAYAEVLAIVVEDGQLSPQLQSLVIGDEIDITPTATGFMTLDEIPKGELQGRHLWFLATGTAVGPFLSMLDTDEPWQRFDKIVLVYGVREAKDLAYLDKLRAYEQQYPNQFSLCLSVTREPFEGALQCRIPDGLASGEIERKVGLTLCAADSQVMICGNPGMINGAQAALVDKGLTKNLRRAPGQITVEKYW
- a CDS encoding DUF5610 domain-containing protein; this translates as MEINKAPHMPHTPASHRKYAENMAVKGDEASDSKNAKAVEATSAQTIQQTSKQLMNQAILSAQQDVNIKAGDESMTLLYRAAIEAINKELAPSMGENAIQTAYDNGVDTSPEATADRIVSFATQFFSIHQQQNSGMDFDEQLESFMGIIGGAIDSGFQEARDILSGLKVLQGDIADGVDKTYSLVQEGLQAFRDSFNKKPDETQSTAS
- a CDS encoding histidine phosphatase family protein; protein product: MSPALLLASLAVFIGLGLTPINHAIADNRLIILVRHAEKADSPAADPTLSPAGEIRATALISALNRTPISQLIATQYQRTQQTLTPIAQARHLPVTVVPATKAIAEHVQQIIEQVHAVKGNTLIAGHSNTVPLIIKALGGPEIPAIGEDDYSQLFLLSLNEGQPASLISTRYGQE
- a CDS encoding FMN-binding glutamate synthase family protein codes for the protein MNELNWFMWGLDLFSGLFLILIGCGVLAIVYMYIADKMQTKQAVRHNYPVIGRFRYLFEKQGEFFRQYFFAQDREELPFNRAERSWVYRAAKNVDRTIAFGSTRPLDSAGTIMFMNTAFPTQDEDITPIHPLTIGSHCRHPYTTQAICHISAMSFGALSRPAITALSHGAAQAGCWLNTGEGGLSPYHLKGGCDLVFQIGTAKYGVRNEHGHLDDEKLKTIAAHPEVKMFEIKMSQGAKPGKGGILPGLKVTEEIAHIRGIPQGQDSISPNGHIEFKNVGDILDMIARVREVTGKPTGIKAVLGDVQWLDDLCDEIERRGEDSAPDFFTLDSADGGTGAAPQPLMDYVGLPLKESLPILVNILIQRGLRKRIKVIASGKLIVPSRVAWALALGADFIASARGNMFALGCIQALQCNKDTCPTGITTHNKKLQQGLDPRDKSTRVANYNHNLHHDLALIAHSCGVSEPRQLKPTHVRIVLDSGLSLSLDKYYSHINQ
- a CDS encoding ABCB family ABC transporter ATP-binding protein/permease, whose protein sequence is MRPTLYFEGPVDKLNWHVLKLLWPYLLEYKGRIILAMSCLVVAKLASVGLPFILKNLVDTLDADKTAQALSVPVGLVLAYGAVRLLTAITGEIRDTLFGRVTERAIRRLGLAVFDHLHRLDLDFHLERKTGGLSRDIERGTSGVSFLMRFMVFNIVPTLLEIAMVIGIFFFNYGIAFAAITFFSVLAYILFSIIATEWRTEYVRDAAKADSLSNTRAIDSLLNYETVKYFNNEQYESARYDQALEQWEVAKRKNRLSLFALNGGQALIIALAMTAMMALAAYKVTYGEMTLGDFVLINAFMMQLFMPLNFLGFVYREIRGALANIERMFGLLDKHPSIVDSTDALDFQPSKGELCFENVNFSYDDRQILRDVSFKVAAGKKVAVVGDSGAGKSTLIKLLFRFYDVDRGAIRIDGQDIRHLTQDALRRAIAIVPQDTVLFNDSLVENIRYGRPSASDEEVRNAIKLAHLEQFIASLSQGWDTKVGERGLKLSGGEKQRVAIARAILKGSPVLVFDEATSSLDSRSEQAILSALREVAKGHTSLVVAHRLSTIIDADQIVVLSQGEIVEQGNHTALLAKDGLYAKLWRIQNEQSETPLDH